The genomic region TTTTGAGTTTAGAGGGTTTGAAGCATGAATTAAAAAACGCAGGGTTTGAGATTTTAAGGACTGAAGATTATATCGCTCAAATTTCAACGACCATGCTTGTTAGAAAAAGCTAAAGGAATGCCATGCAAGATGAATTATTTGAAACCGAAAAAGCCCCCCAAAAAAATACTAAGAACACTAAAAACGCTAAAAACGCCCCTAAAAAAAGTTTTGAAGAGCATGTTCATTCCCTAGAGCAAGCCATAGATCGCTTGAATGATCCCAATTTATCCTTAAAAGACGGGATGGATTTGTATAAAACGGCCATGCAAGAGTTGTTTTTGGCGCAAAAGCTTTTAGAAAACGCTTATTTAGAGCATGAAAAACTCCAAACGCCAGACAAAAAGGCTTAAAGGATGCGAGTGTTTGCTTTACAGCTAGAGTCTTTTAAAGAAACCCTCATGCAATCCTTATTCAACTCCATACCCGAGCGGAGCGTAATCGTGTTGCCTGAATACGTGATCAACCCCTTTTTCCATCATAACATGGGATTGGATTTGAATGAAATCAGCGTGCAGTCTGCGCGAGCGGTTGAATTTTTATCGCAAAAATGCGAAGAGTTAGACTTAATTGTCTCGGCCCCGGTGCTTTTAGAAGAACGTTCTAAAATCTATAAAAAAATCGCCCTCATTTCTAAAGAAAGCGTGAAGTATTACACGCAACAACGCCTGATTTCCTATCCTCACTGGGATGAAGAGAGCTTTTTTGACAATGAGAAAAGCGCTTTTAAAGAATTGCTCGTGTTTGAAAGAGACGGCTTAAGAATCGCTCCTTTGTTTGGCTTTGAAGCGCATTTTGATGAAATATGGGTTCAGGCTAAAAATCAGGGCGTGGATGTGGTGCTTTTAAGCAGCGTGGCCACTTTTGAATCCAATGAAAGGTGGCGGCTTTTGTGCCAGATGCGCGCTTTTTGCGCTTCTTGCGTGGTGGTTAGGGCCAATAGGATCGGAGCGTATCGCCAAATCATTGTAGAAGAAGATCAGAAAAACGAATTCTTGTGGAAATTTTATGGGGATAGTTTTGTGGCTTTGCCTAATGGCGCTATTGAAGATTCTTTAGAGGGTAAAATGGGGGCTTTGAGCGCTCAAATAGATAAAAACGAAATTGATGAATGGGCTAAATTGTGGCATTTTAGAACGATTAAAGAGGGTTGA from Helicobacter pylori harbors:
- a CDS encoding exodeoxyribonuclease VII small subunit, yielding MQDELFETEKAPQKNTKNTKNAKNAPKKSFEEHVHSLEQAIDRLNDPNLSLKDGMDLYKTAMQELFLAQKLLENAYLEHEKLQTPDKKA
- a CDS encoding carbon-nitrogen hydrolase family protein: MRVFALQLESFKETLMQSLFNSIPERSVIVLPEYVINPFFHHNMGLDLNEISVQSARAVEFLSQKCEELDLIVSAPVLLEERSKIYKKIALISKESVKYYTQQRLISYPHWDEESFFDNEKSAFKELLVFERDGLRIAPLFGFEAHFDEIWVQAKNQGVDVVLLSSVATFESNERWRLLCQMRAFCASCVVVRANRIGAYRQIIVEEDQKNEFLWKFYGDSFVALPNGAIEDSLEGKMGALSAQIDKNEIDEWAKLWHFRTIKEG